The following coding sequences are from one Lolium rigidum isolate FL_2022 chromosome 6, APGP_CSIRO_Lrig_0.1, whole genome shotgun sequence window:
- the LOC124663027 gene encoding uncharacterized protein LOC124663027, giving the protein MEIITKRTDNKEKQRNAGSEKLPQPQLLDSPLPTPRRSCASADAPSSLLRCRPGAASPLRTQVPFSWESSPGVPKGGRDARTAREEMPPPKLPPGRWPPQCPAGRTNWCYTSEGSSDDCDASSFSDAIDRASSSPERIGSFDRVTSKRFEDIFLGRAESFAAPDRSCGRALAAADGADIARSGRHSMHWRRRGGSTRHRHDDNDMERQKSRQSNDPVQVLPRADIIAARVEQMTPGACGLMVFFPWSAKPAVSGFRSSSTRHGAPRSGATDHSISHSRRNTTLRDALQVDNKTDDIDVQDSPPQPRREKRGREERQGARAWGVSSLLHTSKRYCTDARKALSKLSIGMGADSGSSLRLGRDRSSVKQDAVMAAKLTKLKINRN; this is encoded by the coding sequence ATGGAGATCATCACGAAGCGCACCGACAACAAGGAGAAGCAGCGCAATGCCGGCAGCGAGAAGCTCCCGCAGCCGCAGCTCCTCGACTCGCCGCTGCCCACGCCGCGCCGCTCGTGCGCCTCCGCGGACGCGCCCAGCAGCCTGCTGCGGTGCCGCCCCGGCGCCGCCTCGCCGCTGCGGACGCAGGTGCCCTTCTCGTGGGAGAGCTCGCCCGGCGTGCCCAAGGGCGGCAGGGACGCGCGCACGGCGCGGGAGGAGATGCCGCCACCGAAGCTGCCGCCCGGGCGCTGGCCTCCGCAGTGCCCGGCCGGTAGGACGAACTGGTGCTACACGAGCGAAGGGAGCAGCGACGACTGCGACGCGTCGTCCTTCTCCGACGCCATTGACCGGGCGTCCTCCTCGCCCGAGCGGATCGGCTCCTTCGACCGGGTCACGTCCAAGCGCTTCGAGGACATCTTCCTCGGCCGCGCCGAGAGCTTCGCCGCCCCAGACCGCTCCTGCGGCCGCGCTCTCGCGGCCGCGGATGGCGCCGACATCGCGCGCTCGGGCAGACACTCGATGCATTGGAGGCGACGCGGCGGCAGTACCCGACACCGCCACGACGACAACGATATGGAGCGGCAGAAGAGCCGGCAAAGCAACGACCCCGTGCAGGTGCTGCCACGCGCCGACATTATTGCGGCGCGCGTCGAGCAGATGACCCCCGGAGCCTGCGGGCTGATGGTGTTCTTCCCCTGGAGCGCGAAGCCGGCGGTCAGCGGGTTCAGGAGCTCCTCGACGCGGCACGGAGCGCCTCGCTCGGGCGCCACTGATCATTCGATCTCTCACAGCCGCCGGAACACTACTCTGCGTGATGCCCTGCAGGTGGACAACAAGACCGACGACATTGACGTCCAGGACTCGCCGCCACAGCCGCGCCGAGAGAAGAGGGGCCGCGAGGAACGGCAGGGCGCCCGCGCGTGGGGCGTCTCGTCGCTGCTTCACACGAGCAAGAGGTACTGCACGGATGCACGGAAGGCTCTGAGCAAGCTATCCATCGGAATGGGCGCGGACAGTGGCAGCAGCCTAAGACTTGGCAGGGACCGGAGCAGCGTCAAGCAGGATGCCGTCATGGCCGCCAAGTTGACGAAGCTCAAGATTAACAGGAATTAA
- the LOC124668475 gene encoding SAM50-like protein SPAC17C9.06: MPIAADSTAEQAPDPAPHEPSEKPRKVSDQPDRGEDNEVDFEEEEDAEELDGPAAVLAAHKERARAVFARFYTEPIGIRVHDIIIKGNLKTRASLIEAEVADLLRSAGTVQHLLHASRRASTLLRDLDVFDSVTITLDAGPPEFPGTTNVVIQVVEAARRFDGGIYSKAKARSWSVLGWLMLKNLFGYGDIWDASAAYIGDRSFDIGIGAYLPRFKSIPIPLMARASVISTDWLKFSSYKERLLGLSFDLFSSWCHNVSYNLGWRTLTDPSQMASESIRRQLGRDLLSALSYTYKIDKRDSELRPTEGCAFISTSQVGGLWKKGLRFFRQEFDVRGAVPFGFCNAALNVGIAAGVILPLGRGFMELSSPVPDRFYLGGHSSPVSSLGALSSLLGFQRRGVGPSEPRRSASVESVTDHAVASSGRDYLGGDLAVSAFADLSFDLPGKFLRDTGIHGHAFLSAGNLAKLSESEYKNFSFPEFRRTFRSSAGVGIVWPTKLFRLEMNYCYILKKLEHDCGKSGIQFSICSPS, from the exons ATGCCGATCGCCGCTGACTCCACCGCCGAGCAAGCCCCGGACCCTGCTCCCCACGAGCCCTCGGAGAAACCCCGCAAGGTCTCTGACCAGCCCGACCGTGGTGAGGACAACGAGGTcgacttcgaggaggaggaggacgcagaGGAGCTGGACGGGCCGGCGGCGGTGCTAGCGGCGCACAAGGAGAGGGCACGGGCCGTGTTCGCACGCTTCTACACTGAGCCGATCGGCATCCGCGTCCACGACATCATCATCAAGGGTAATCTCAAGACCCGTGCCTCGCTCATCGAGGCCGAGGTCGCTGACCTTCTCCGCTCTGCCGGCACCGTGCAGCACCTGCTGCACGCCTCCAGACGTGCCAGCACGCTGCTGCGCGACCTAGACGTGTTCGACTCCGTCACCATCACCCTTGACGCTGGACCGCCTGAGTTTCCTGGTACTACGAACGTCGTCATCCAAGTGGTGGAGGCGGCCAGACGCTTCGATGGAGGCATCTACTCCAAGGCAAAG GCAAGATCATGGTCAGTTCTAGGATGGCTCATGTTGAAGAACCTCTTTGGTTATGGGGACATTTGGGATGCTTCAGCGGCATACATTGGGGATCGGTCATTCGACATAGGCATTGGAGCGTACCTGCCAAGATTTAAATCGATACCAATACCTTTGATGGCCCGGGCATCAGTCATTTCCACAGATTGGCTGAAATTTTCATCATACAAGGAGCGTCTTCTTGGCCTTTCGTTTGATTTATTTTCAAGCTGGTGCCATAACGTATCTTATAATCTGGGATGGCGTACCTTAACTGATCCCTCACAAATGGCATCAGAATCCATAAGGAGGCAGTTAGGGCGTGATCTTCTTTCTGCTTTAAGTTATACTTATAAAATAGATAAAAGAGATTCGGAACTCCGACCAACAGAAGGATGTGCATTTATCTCGACTTCTCAAGTTGGTGGTCTATGGAAAAAGGGACTAAGATTCTTCCGCCAG GAGTTTGATGTTCGGGGCGCTGTTCCATTTGGTTTTTGCAATGCTGCCCTTAATGTTGGCATAGCAGCAGGGGTGATTCTACCTTTGGGCAGAGGATTTATGGAGTTATCTTCCCCTGTGCCTGATAGATTTTACCTTGGAGGCCATTCTTCTCCCGTAAGCAGCCTTGGTGCGCTATCATCTCTGTTGGGTTTCCAAAGAAGAGGAGTTGGCCCATCTGAACCACGGAGGTCTGCCTCAGTCGAGTCTGTTACGGACCATGCTGTTGCCTCTTCAGGGAGGGATTACTTGGGAGGTGATCTTGCGGTCTCTGCATTTGCTGATCTTTCCTTTGATTTGCCCGGGAAGTTTCTCAGAGATACTGGAATACATGGTCATGCATTTCTTTCTGCTGGGAACCTTGCCAAGTTGTCTGAGAGTGAGTATAAGAATTTCTCATTTCCTGAGTTTCGCCGCACATTCAGGAGCTCTGCTGGTGTTGGCATTGTTTGGCCAACTAAACTTTTCCGGTTGGAG ATGAATTACTGCTATATCCTGAAGAAACTTGAGCATGACTGTGGAAAGTCTGGAATTCAGTTCAGCATATGTTCACCATCGTAG